From Asterias rubens chromosome 20, eAstRub1.3, whole genome shotgun sequence, one genomic window encodes:
- the LOC117303730 gene encoding DNA-binding transcriptional regulator BolA-like, producing the protein MSKSQQVSRVLFRALQGTLKQPKQVLIRYISMDTQWPVQASIIKKLTDSFQPSHLDVINESFMHNVPRGSETHFKVVVVSNRFDQESLLKRHRLINEVLQEELQGSVHALSIQAKTPLQWSQNASPTQSPPCLGGMAREKTQHSEGR; encoded by the exons ATGTCTAAGTCTCAACAAG TTTCCAGAGTTCTATTCAGAGCATTACAAGGAACCTTAAAACAACCAAAGCAAGTGCTGATCCGCTACATTAGTATGGACACACAATGGCCGGTACAGGCAAGCATAATAAAGAAGTTGACCGACAGTTTTCAG CCAAGTCATCTGGACGTTATCAATGAGAGCTTTATGCACAATGTACCCAGAGGCTCCGAAACACACTTTAAAGTAGTCGTTGTGTCAAACAGGTTTGACCAAGAGAGTTTACTGAAGAGGCATCGTCTCATCAATGAGGTACTACAGGAAGAATTACAAGGGTCAGTCCATGCTTTATCAATCCAG GCCAAGACACCCTTACAGTGGTCCCAGAATGCATCTCCAACACAGTCACCTCCTTGCCTGGGTGGAATGGCCagggaaaaaacacaacactCTGAAGGAAGATGA